From the Lathyrus oleraceus cultivar Zhongwan6 chromosome 4, CAAS_Psat_ZW6_1.0, whole genome shotgun sequence genome, one window contains:
- the LOC127074945 gene encoding inorganic phosphate transporter 2-1, chloroplastic translates to MNLNHSCGFSLTRHSKTTTSSPFLRKSHIFLSKNTSPLFLRDSLHVKPLPLSPNITKSLRNCKLSHPFATLSSFAEGEEGQHQNGENNNNEVSGMAKAFNISSRTASAITICIAVAALIFPLFMSSLGQGLPLKTRVLSYATLLFGFYMAWNIGANDVANAMGTSVGSGALTLRQAVLTAAVLEFSGALLMGTHVTSTMQKGILVADVFQGNDSLLFAGLLSSLAAAGTWLQIASYYGLPVSTTHCIVGAMVGFGLVYGGSGAVFWGSLARVISSWIFSPLVGAAVSFLVYKCIRRFVYSASNPGQAAAAAAPIAVFLGVTGISFSAFPLSKTFPIALSQALACGTVGAFLVDRTIRKQLGHLLEKAKTPQPEPKDDTSHQNIGFLSDIAGPKGTQLEIVYGVFGYMQVLSACFMSFAHGGNDVSNAIGPLAGALAILQGAAKGAEIVIPIDVLAWGGFGIVAGLMMWGYRVIATIGKKITELTPTRGFAAEFAAASVVLCASKLGLPISATHTLVGAVMGVGFARGLNSVRSETVKEICVSWAVTIPVGATLSVIYTWILTKLLSYVL, encoded by the exons ATGAATTTGAATCACTCTTGTGGTTTCTCTTTAACCAGACACTCAAAAACAACAACCTCTTCTCCTTTCCTTAGAAAATCTCATATCTTTCTTTCCAAAAACACTTCACCTTTGTTTCTTAGAGACTCTCTTCATGTCAAGCCTCTACCTCTTTCACCAAACATAACAAAAAGTTTGAGAAACTGCAAACTCTCACACCCTTTTGCTACCTTATCATCTTTTGCAGAAGGGGAAGAGGGACAACACCAAAATGGAGAGAATAATAACAATGAAGTATCAGGAATGGCAAAAGCATTCAACATATCATCAAGAACAGCTTCTGCTATAACAATATGTATAGCAGTGGCTGCACTTATTTTTCCTTTGTTTATGTCGTCTCTAGGACAAGGTTTGCCTTTGAAGACAAGGGTTTTATCCTATGCAACACTTTTGTTTGGATTCTACATGGCTTGGAACATTGGTGCTAATGATGTTGCAAATGCAATGGGAACTTCGGTTGGATCTGGTGCATTGACTCTTAGGCAAGCTGTGTTGACAGCTGCAGTGTTGGAGTTTTCTGGTGCATTGTTGATGGGAACTCATGTGACTAGCACAATGCAGAAGGGGATTCTTGTTGCTGATGTGTTTCAAGGGAATGATTCTCTTCTCTTTGCAGGATTGCTTTCTTCACTTGCTGCTGCTGGTACTTGGTTACAG ATTGCATCATATTATGGTTTGCCAGTATCTACTACACATTGTATAGTGGGAGCAATGGTGGGGTTTGGACTAGTTTATGGAGGCTCTGGTGCGGTTTTCTGGGGTTCACTGGCAAGAGTGATTTCTTCGTGGATATTCTCGCCGCTAGTGGGAGCTGCTGTCTCATTTCTTGTATACAAATGCATCCGAAGG TTTGTGTATAGTGCAAGTAATCCGGGACAAGCGGCAGCTGCAGCAGCACCAATTGCTGTATTTCTTGGCGTAACTGGAATTTCCTTTTCCGCCTTTCCTCTTAGCAAGACTTTTCCTATAGCTCTAAGTCAAGCTTTAGCCTGTGGAACTGTCGGGGCTTTCCTGGTCGACAGAACAATCAGAAAACAACTCGGACATCTTCTAGAGAAGGCAAAGACTCCACAACCCGAGCCAAAAGATGATACATCCCACCAAAACATAGGCTTCCTATCTGATATTGCAGGTCCGAAGGGCACTCAACTTGAAATAGTTTACGGAGTTTTCGGTTACATGCAGGTTTTATCAGCATGTTTCATGTCATTTGCTCATGGTGGAAATGATGTTTCCAACGCGATAGGTCCGTTAGCCGGTGCACTAGCTATTCTGCAAGGCGCTGCAAAAGGAGCTGAGATAGTTATTCCGATCGATGTTCTTGCTTGGGGTGGATTTGGAATAGTTGCAGGGCTAATGATGTGGGGTTATAGAGTTATAGCTACAATTGGAAAGAAAATAACGGAACTTACGCCAACAAGAGGATTTGCAGCCGAATTTGCTGCTGCATCGGTGGTTCTGTGTGCTTCAAAGCTAGGGCTACCAATATCGGCAACACATACATTAGTTGGTGCAGTTATGGGAGTTGGATTTGCAAGAGGACTTAACAGTGTGAGATCAGAAACAGTGAAGGAGATTTGCGTTTCATGGGCAGTTACTATTCCAGTCGGCGCTACCTTATCAGTGATTTACACTTGGATTTTGACTAAGCTTTTGTCTTATGTTTTATGA